One window of Papaver somniferum cultivar HN1 chromosome 9, ASM357369v1, whole genome shotgun sequence genomic DNA carries:
- the LOC113313719 gene encoding pectin acetylesterase 5-like, translating into MGKLQTPETAYFQKVERNRGCVANRRTKDYVNNGIRLLVVFMVIVYSTKTTNALPPPSSPSVDFIILHNATELGAGVSPSKPTPYPSGNDPNKVNLHFLQNAKELGAVCLDGSKPGYYFSKGFGSGSNNWLIHIEGGGWCDSIESCYNRTLSPYGFGSSKFMGEEIAFSGILSSNKSQNPDFYNWNRVKVHYCDGASFSGTPMSENENTTRNNLFFRGKLIWDAVMDELLNLGLSNAKQAFLTGCSAGGLSTLIKCDSFAEFFPNEVKVKCLSDAGFFMDEKDMFGGLTMRSFFHEVVKLQGVETNLNKHCLAELKPFPGSLSQCLFPQNFVKYIKTPLFLVNPTYDWWQIGNILHPPTLNDGWVNCTNDIALCNKSQLQKLHGFRHSMLKELTKYKKQKNMGMFIDSCFAHCQTDSDKWHLHSPKINNKTIAEAVGDWYFNRKTVHEIDNGLYRHNPTCSNKVWE; encoded by the exons ATGGGAAAATTACAGACGCCGGAAACTGCATATTTCCAAAAAGTAGAGAGAAATAGAGGTTGTGTTGCAAACCGGCGAACAAAGGATTATGTAAACAATGGTATCAGACTTTTGGTTGTTTTCATGGTAATCGTTTATTCAACAAAGACTACCAATGCACTACCTCCACCCTCAAGCCCATCCGTTGATTTTATTATTCTGCATAATGCTACGGAACTAGGCGCCG GTGTGTCACCCTCAAAGCCAACCCCATACCCATCAGGCAATGATCCTAataaagttaatttgcattttcTGCAAAATGCCAAGGAGTTAGGCGCGG TTTGTTTAGATGGAAGTAAACCTGGGTATTATTTCAGCAAGGGTTTCGGTTCTGGATCTAATAATTGGCTTATTCACATTGAG ggTGGTGGCTGGTGTGATTCAATAGAGTCATGTTATAACCGTACACTGAGTCCGTATGGGTTTGGATCATCAAAGTTCATGGGGGAGGAAATTGCTTTTAGCGGCATTTTGAGTAGCAACAAGTCACAAAATCCTG ACTTCTATAACTGGAACAGAGTGAAGGTACACTACTGCGACGGTGCGTCATTTTCTGGGACTCCCATGAGCGAAAATGAG AATACAACAAGAAACAACCTCTTCTTCAGAGGGAAGCTCATCTGGGATGCAGTTATGGACGAACTCCTAAATTTAGGGTTGTCAAACGCTAAACAG GCTTTTCTTACAGGTTGCTCTGCCGGTGGATTGTCAACTCTTATAAAATGTGACAGTTTTGCAGAATTTTTTCCCAATGAAGTTAAAGTGAAATGTCTCTCAGATGCTGGGTTTTTCATGGATGA GAAAGATATGTTTGGTGGCCTAACCATGCGATCTTTCTTTCATGAGGTGGTAAAACTCCAG GGAGTGGAGACTAATTTGAACAAACACTGTCTCGCAGAACTAAAACCATTTCCGGGAAGCCTG TCCCAGTGTTTATTTCCTCAAAATTTTGTCAAGTACATAAAGACGCCACTTTTCCTCGTCAATCCTACCTATGATTGGTGGCAG ATAGGAAACATTTTGCATCCACCTACCCTAAACGATGGTTGGGTAAATTGTACAAACGACATTGCATTATGTAACAAAAGTCAGCTCCAGAAATTACATG GATTCCGACATTCTATGTTAAAAGAGCTAACGAAATATAAAAAGCAAAAGAATATGGGTATGTTTATAGATTCATGCTTTGCTCATTGCCAGACTGATAGTGACAAATGGCATTTGCATTCTCCGAAGATCAACAATAAG ACCATTGCAGAAGCAGTGGGGGATTGGTATTTCAATAGAAAAACGGTACATGAAATCGATAATGGCCTATATCGTCACAATCCTACTTGCAGCAATAAAGTGTGGGAATGA